From Lepus europaeus isolate LE1 chromosome 3, mLepTim1.pri, whole genome shotgun sequence, a single genomic window includes:
- the LOC133755014 gene encoding uncharacterized protein LOC133755014, translating to MQRIARRRRQPGCCGRQLKNGSRKLPLTMNEGIRFTRQGPPAKLGFPAGFSNHICISPPLNPPRTVPTAHWASVASLQSQSRSRAAMDCFPLAVGHRGYRGDRGPICISLFDWFGSGQVFFFSWRVEQHLRCSPTADHACLGPRPGPGRPRGWLP from the coding sequence ATGCAACGGATtgcgaggcggcggcggcagcccGGGTGCTGCGGCCGGCAGCTGAAAAATGGCTCCAGGAAGCTGCCGCTGACAATGAATGAAGGGATACGGTTTACGCGCCAAGGTCCTCCCGCGAAACTCGGATTTCCCGCCGGCTTTTCAAACCATATTTGCATATCCCCGCCCCTCAACCCGCCGAGGACCGTTCCCACAGCCCATTGGGCCTCCGTCGCCTCCCTTCAGTCCCAATCGCGGAGCAGGGCCGCGATGGACTGCTTTCCATTGGCTGTCGGGCATCGTGGTTACCGGGGCGACAGGGGTCCTATTTGCATAAGCCTGTTTGATTGGTTTGGGTcagggcaggttttttttttttcttggagggTGGAGCAACACCTTCGCTGCTCTCCCACGGCTGACCACGCCTGCCtcgggccccgccccggccccggccgcccGCGGGGTTGGCTCCCCTGA